In one window of Fodinibius salicampi DNA:
- a CDS encoding sulfotransferase family protein encodes MEKNNTKRVCLWSGPRNISTALMYSFAQREDTRVYDEPLYGHYMSQTDADEYHPGAEEVLESMETDGQKVVDWMMGPHDKPVVFFKQMTHHLVNLDHSFLEDTINIILTRDPKEMLPSYAKQVKNPSMRDVGYAQHLELLQYLQERESEFVVLTSKSVLVDPPGTLRKLCDSIGIPFDEAMLSWEKGARPEDGVWAKYWYDSVHQSTGFKPYQPKTEPFPEALNPLLEKCRPIYEKLVKYAI; translated from the coding sequence TTGGAGAAAAATAATACCAAACGTGTTTGCTTGTGGTCGGGTCCCCGTAATATCTCTACGGCGCTGATGTATTCCTTTGCCCAGCGGGAAGATACTCGAGTGTATGACGAGCCGCTATATGGGCATTATATGAGCCAGACCGATGCGGATGAATATCATCCGGGTGCGGAAGAGGTGCTGGAAAGCATGGAAACCGACGGACAGAAGGTGGTAGACTGGATGATGGGGCCACACGATAAACCGGTGGTCTTTTTTAAGCAGATGACCCACCATCTTGTCAATTTGGATCATTCATTTCTAGAAGACACCATTAATATTATTCTCACCCGAGACCCGAAAGAGATGCTTCCCTCATACGCCAAGCAGGTAAAGAATCCCTCTATGCGGGATGTGGGATATGCCCAGCACCTGGAGTTGCTGCAATACCTTCAGGAGAGGGAGAGTGAATTTGTGGTGCTTACTTCTAAATCTGTTCTTGTGGATCCTCCGGGTACATTGCGTAAGCTTTGTGATTCCATTGGCATCCCTTTTGATGAAGCGATGCTGAGCTGGGAAAAGGGAGCCCGTCCGGAGGACGGCGTTTGGGCAAAATACTGGTATGATAGCGTTCATCAATCCACTGGTTTTAAACCCTATCAACCCAAAACCGAACCCTTCCCGGAGGCCTTGAATCCTCTGCTGGAGAAGTGCCGGCCTATCTATGAAAAACTTGTGAAATATGCTATTTAA
- the yaaA gene encoding peroxide stress protein YaaA, whose product MKIVLSPAKSLDYESEIPTDEATKPRFLDEAETLNNKLAEMSKDELKDLMDISQDLADLNYERYQQFSTPFNKDNARPCIYAFNGSAYKELDAYSIDDSHIDTLQDSLRILSGMYGLLRPLDLMQPYRLEMGTKLSINGHDRLYDFWGDSLTEALNDELEDDELFVNLASKEYFKALQPHKLKVDVIKPKFKDFKNGDLKVIGFYAKKNRGTMTRYLIENEVDSYQGLLGFNGNDYSYSEEHTEDKGEPVFVR is encoded by the coding sequence ATGAAGATTGTTCTCTCCCCTGCAAAATCACTGGACTACGAAAGCGAGATACCCACGGATGAAGCTACTAAGCCGCGCTTCCTGGATGAAGCTGAAACACTGAATAATAAGCTGGCTGAAATGTCGAAAGATGAGCTTAAAGATCTGATGGACATCAGTCAGGACTTAGCTGACCTGAATTACGAGCGGTATCAACAATTCTCAACGCCGTTCAACAAAGACAATGCACGTCCATGTATCTACGCTTTTAACGGATCGGCCTACAAAGAGCTGGATGCCTATTCTATTGATGATTCCCATATTGATACGCTTCAGGATAGTCTGCGCATTTTATCCGGGATGTATGGCCTGCTCCGTCCGCTGGATTTGATGCAGCCCTATCGCCTGGAAATGGGGACCAAGCTGTCGATTAACGGCCACGACCGGTTATATGATTTCTGGGGCGACAGCCTTACCGAAGCTCTGAATGACGAGCTTGAGGATGATGAGCTTTTCGTTAACCTTGCCAGTAAGGAATATTTCAAAGCATTGCAGCCGCACAAGCTCAAGGTGGATGTTATTAAACCCAAGTTTAAAGACTTCAAAAACGGCGATTTAAAAGTCATCGGTTTCTACGCCAAAAAGAACCGCGGAACCATGACACGCTACCTGATTGAAAATGAAGTGGATAGTTATCAGGGATTACTTGGCTTTAACGGAAATGATTACAGCTATAGCGAAGAACACACAGAAGACAAAGGTGAGCCGGTCTTTGTCCGATAA
- the katG gene encoding catalase/peroxidase HPI encodes MDKDKTQNGSNSSVSECPFHNGDSNETTASGTKLDKWWPERLNVDMLRQHSSKGNPMDDDFDYAKEFQKLDFEAVKQDLHDLMTDSKDWWPADWGHYGGLFIRMSWHAAGTYRVADGRGGTAGGQQRFAPLNSWPDNANLDKARRLLWPVKQKYGRKLSWADLLVLAGNVAMESMGFETFGFAGGREDDWEPDTSVNWGSEEEWLASERHDEEGNLQGPLAADHMGLIYVNPEGPNGEPDPEKSADFIRQSFKRMAMNDEETVALIAGGHTFGKTHGAGPLEHKGPEPEAADIEEQGFGWTSDYGSGNAGDTITDGEEGAWTNNPTQWDMGFFENLFEYEWELTKSPAGSYQWQPKDGEGDGTVPDAHDPDKKNAPMMLTTDLALKVDPDYRKISKRFYENPDEFADAYARAWFKLIHRDMGPKERYLGPEVPEEDLLWQDPIPEIDYELIDAQDIEELKGKILDTDLTVSELVTTAWASASTYRDSDKRGGANGARIRLAPQKDWEVNNPKQLSKVLGSLKNIQKEFNNTQSGNKRVSLADLIVLGGSAAVEKAARDAGHEVEVPFAPGRNDATAEQTDEESFEWLNPDADGFRNYYSPKVRKGKPEELLVDKANLLSLTPPEMTVLIGGMRALDANYDNSDHGVFTDRPETLTNDFFVNLLDMDYVWQPVSDKKQLFEGQDRETGEVKWTATRTDLIFGSQSELRALSETYAADDAEEKFVKDFVEAWTKVMQLDRFDLK; translated from the coding sequence ATGGATAAAGACAAAACTCAGAATGGATCAAATAGTAGTGTGAGCGAGTGTCCATTTCATAATGGAGATTCTAATGAAACCACAGCTAGTGGTACAAAACTCGATAAATGGTGGCCCGAAAGATTAAATGTGGATATGTTGCGCCAGCATTCATCCAAGGGCAACCCAATGGATGACGATTTTGATTACGCAAAAGAATTTCAAAAGCTGGATTTTGAGGCTGTAAAGCAGGATTTGCACGATCTGATGACCGATTCCAAGGACTGGTGGCCAGCCGACTGGGGGCACTATGGTGGACTCTTTATCAGGATGTCCTGGCATGCTGCAGGTACGTACCGCGTTGCAGACGGTCGCGGCGGTACTGCCGGTGGTCAACAACGTTTTGCACCCCTTAATAGTTGGCCGGATAATGCTAATCTAGACAAGGCGCGTCGCTTGCTTTGGCCTGTTAAGCAAAAATATGGACGAAAACTATCCTGGGCCGACTTATTAGTACTGGCCGGTAATGTTGCGATGGAATCAATGGGCTTTGAGACCTTTGGTTTTGCCGGTGGACGTGAAGACGACTGGGAACCGGATACTTCTGTCAACTGGGGTTCCGAAGAAGAGTGGTTGGCCAGTGAGCGTCATGACGAGGAAGGTAATCTGCAAGGACCACTTGCCGCTGATCACATGGGTTTGATCTATGTTAATCCCGAGGGACCGAATGGTGAACCCGATCCAGAAAAATCAGCTGATTTTATTCGGCAGTCGTTTAAGCGAATGGCCATGAATGATGAAGAAACAGTTGCGCTCATTGCCGGCGGACATACGTTTGGTAAGACCCACGGGGCCGGTCCATTAGAACATAAAGGGCCAGAGCCTGAAGCCGCCGATATCGAAGAACAGGGTTTCGGTTGGACCAGTGACTATGGATCAGGAAATGCCGGAGACACCATTACCGATGGTGAAGAGGGGGCATGGACCAATAATCCAACCCAGTGGGACATGGGCTTCTTCGAAAACCTATTTGAATATGAGTGGGAGCTAACGAAGAGTCCGGCTGGTTCGTACCAGTGGCAACCCAAAGATGGGGAAGGAGACGGAACCGTGCCTGACGCCCATGATCCGGATAAGAAAAATGCTCCGATGATGCTGACTACGGATCTCGCACTGAAAGTAGATCCCGACTACCGGAAAATATCCAAGCGATTTTATGAAAATCCGGATGAATTTGCTGATGCTTATGCCCGTGCATGGTTTAAACTTATTCACCGTGATATGGGACCCAAAGAACGCTATCTGGGACCAGAAGTTCCTGAAGAAGACCTGCTCTGGCAGGATCCGATTCCGGAAATTGATTATGAGCTGATTGACGCTCAGGATATTGAAGAACTCAAGGGCAAGATCCTGGATACCGATTTAACTGTATCTGAACTCGTAACCACAGCCTGGGCATCCGCATCTACGTATCGCGATTCTGACAAGCGGGGCGGTGCCAACGGTGCCCGCATTCGTCTGGCGCCTCAAAAAGATTGGGAAGTCAATAATCCCAAGCAATTATCCAAGGTGCTTGGATCGCTTAAAAACATCCAGAAAGAATTCAATAATACGCAATCCGGTAATAAGCGGGTTTCGCTTGCTGACCTGATTGTTCTGGGTGGTTCTGCTGCGGTTGAAAAGGCGGCCCGTGATGCTGGACATGAGGTAGAAGTACCTTTTGCACCGGGACGTAACGATGCCACTGCCGAACAGACGGATGAAGAATCATTTGAATGGCTCAACCCGGATGCCGACGGATTCCGTAATTATTACAGTCCCAAGGTACGTAAAGGTAAGCCCGAAGAGCTACTGGTTGATAAGGCTAACTTGCTCTCGCTTACCCCGCCTGAAATGACGGTTCTGATAGGTGGAATGCGTGCGCTGGATGCTAATTACGACAACTCCGATCACGGCGTATTTACCGACCGTCCGGAAACGCTGACTAACGATTTCTTTGTCAACCTGCTTGACATGGATTACGTATGGCAGCCGGTTTCTGATAAGAAACAACTCTTTGAAGGCCAGGATCGTGAGACGGGTGAGGTTAAGTGGACGGCTACCCGAACCGACCTGATCTTTGGTTCTCAGTCTGAGCTGCGTGCGCTTTCTGAAACGTATGCCGCAGATGACGCTGAAGAGAAGTTTGTTAAGGACTTCGTCGAGGCGTGGACCAAAGTGATGCAATTGGATCGCTTCGATCTGAAGTAA
- a CDS encoding 3-keto-disaccharide hydrolase: MIKRLTTFISLPLVLLLLGAFILNPSEKTEKSDWISLFDGKSLNGWVQKNGTATYEVVDGTIKGTTNTGSPNSFLCTFNEFGDFELSFEVLLHDEELNSGVQIRSATREAEGDEAFGRVNGPQVEIEASSSGSPESGYIYGEGGTGGWLVEKDDRNYHDAFRDGEWNQYKVIAEGPRIQVWINGEKITDLWHEDIYMTHPRGFIGLQVHGISKNEGPYSVSWKNIRIRSL; encoded by the coding sequence ATGATTAAGCGCTTAACGACCTTTATTTCACTTCCCCTGGTCTTGTTATTGCTCGGGGCTTTTATATTAAATCCATCAGAAAAAACGGAAAAGAGTGACTGGATATCACTATTTGACGGAAAATCCCTGAACGGCTGGGTTCAGAAAAACGGTACGGCCACTTATGAAGTTGTGGATGGAACAATCAAGGGTACGACGAACACCGGCAGCCCTAATTCTTTTCTATGCACCTTTAACGAATTCGGTGATTTTGAACTATCCTTTGAAGTGTTGCTCCACGACGAGGAGCTCAACTCAGGTGTTCAGATTCGTTCCGCAACGCGGGAAGCCGAGGGGGACGAAGCATTCGGGCGGGTCAATGGTCCCCAGGTTGAGATTGAAGCCAGCAGCTCCGGCAGTCCCGAATCCGGATACATCTATGGCGAAGGAGGAACCGGCGGATGGCTGGTAGAAAAAGATGATCGTAACTATCACGATGCTTTCCGGGATGGGGAATGGAACCAATACAAAGTAATCGCCGAAGGACCCCGCATCCAGGTATGGATAAATGGCGAAAAAATAACGGATTTATGGCACGAAGATATATATATGACCCATCCCCGGGGATTTATCGGTCTTCAGGTTCATGGGATTAGTAAAAACGAAGGCCCCTATTCAGTCTCATGGAAAAATATCCGTATCAGGTCTTTATAA
- a CDS encoding GIY-YIG nuclease family protein — translation MIRCTNGSLYTGSTNHLIRRWHEHRQGDGAKYLQANDPKAVVYVEEHPDRSQTCRREYRIKQYTKEEKESLVAPAESDDG, via the coding sequence ATGATACGCTGTACCAATGGTAGTCTCTATACCGGAAGTACGAATCATCTGATACGGCGCTGGCATGAACACCGGCAGGGCGACGGAGCCAAATACCTGCAGGCGAACGATCCGAAAGCGGTCGTTTATGTAGAAGAACACCCCGATCGTTCCCAGACCTGCCGGCGGGAATACCGCATTAAGCAATATACCAAGGAGGAGAAAGAATCATTGGTTGCCCCTGCGGAATCCGATGATGGTTGA
- a CDS encoding LexA family protein has translation MRSLTDKQQQLWEYIIGYIVDHDQFPTFSNIQEEFGYASPNSVTQQINSLVQKNYLEKVDWGKYVIHPSRRNQIPGIDPGIPVKGRIAAGGMHEAIQENLGHLPVEIHPANTDHYFALIVDGDSMIDADINDGDYIIIDPREPRDGEIGAILYNGETTLKTIRKKKQGITLHPENPSYEPIHITPDEWEQVQVFGTLVGKAWKKDGQWGLVFRAA, from the coding sequence ATGAGATCACTTACCGACAAACAACAGCAACTTTGGGAGTACATCATTGGGTATATCGTCGATCACGATCAATTCCCAACCTTTTCCAATATACAGGAAGAGTTTGGGTACGCTTCTCCCAATAGCGTTACGCAGCAAATCAATTCACTGGTTCAAAAAAATTACCTGGAGAAAGTGGACTGGGGTAAATATGTCATCCATCCGTCCAGGCGAAATCAAATACCCGGTATTGATCCGGGCATTCCCGTGAAGGGACGCATTGCGGCCGGGGGCATGCACGAGGCCATCCAGGAGAATTTGGGGCACCTACCTGTCGAGATCCATCCGGCAAATACGGATCATTATTTTGCCCTTATCGTTGACGGGGACAGCATGATCGATGCCGATATTAATGATGGCGATTATATCATCATCGACCCCCGGGAGCCCCGCGACGGGGAGATCGGAGCTATTTTATATAATGGAGAAACTACCCTGAAGACCATTCGGAAAAAAAAGCAGGGTATTACCCTGCATCCGGAGAACCCCTCTTACGAACCCATTCATATAACCCCCGACGAATGGGAGCAGGTGCAAGTCTTCGGCACGCTGGTTGGCAAGGCCTGGAAAAAAGACGGGCAGTGGGGACTGGTGTTTCGGGCGGCCTGA
- a CDS encoding nuclear transport factor 2 family protein, with product MIKYTMYTVIVMLVLASCVTETSDEGTSIDPDVTKKVLDHHWETFVNNDLEGVMEDYTEESVLITPDATYRGLDAIRENFVNAFEAFPSDSSTLTLNKSVVEKDVGYILWQASTEDFKLRFATDTFIIRDGKIIRQTYGGVTNQDLQ from the coding sequence ATGATAAAATACACGATGTATACGGTAATAGTCATGCTTGTGTTGGCTAGTTGTGTCACAGAAACGTCCGATGAAGGTACATCAATAGATCCGGATGTGACAAAAAAAGTGCTGGATCATCACTGGGAAACATTTGTAAACAACGATCTGGAAGGGGTGATGGAAGACTATACCGAAGAATCGGTACTCATAACGCCGGATGCCACTTACCGGGGACTGGATGCCATAAGAGAAAATTTTGTAAACGCTTTTGAAGCCTTTCCGAGCGACAGCAGTACGCTTACCCTTAATAAAAGCGTGGTGGAAAAAGATGTCGGATATATCCTGTGGCAAGCATCAACGGAAGATTTTAAGCTCCGCTTTGCTACGGACACTTTTATTATCAGGGATGGTAAGATTATCCGGCAAACCTATGGAGGGGTAACGAACCAGGATTTACAGTAG
- a CDS encoding amidohydrolase family protein, protein MNINTHTHLFTLRNVLSREAVRAIGNRLRHKNVPEYLVKGIENFIHDLSNKPRHLTEDQLLEELIKAIISTDLFQNFASNHLHQIPALNAININNEHLSQAALKQVLNSLSAWGDANDNSESNLFDIYETLRIALKPNSTDITDHLLSHLTTDDALVGLMMDIRGDNESDRDKQRFHDQRNDLIEANLQRPGRLFLFFAVNPKRSDHFDLMKDALENRGFVGVKLYPSLGYQVDSPKMMNVYAYCEEHDIPITMHCNHTGFYVEEDFIDYCNPVHWETILAQHPTLKICFAHFDGHETLSHSNGFDDGTWGKKILDLMENDDYTGVYADVSYHTDMMGEPGLEVHYLQTLNNLLNRPVVQDRILFGTDSWLLRLNMSDELFWSYFRDKLSNQQFKRIASNNPKVFLGIEPLKKNFEWYINFHKKNRKNVGAQPNSWLHDRVDAEFTMKRDHPNWTVQKYPALIVIAAIGSQMYSKQKEQAFSRRAYITMQELKFWDFAFVDQSAFDQECKKMSLDLVNQCEAEGKLEGQWTVNEARAKYESMIRQNSTRLLDLSCQIDVMYNFTYDE, encoded by the coding sequence ATGAATATCAATACGCATACTCATCTATTTACACTACGAAATGTGTTGTCTCGTGAAGCCGTCCGGGCCATTGGAAATCGATTGCGACATAAAAATGTGCCCGAATACCTGGTTAAGGGGATTGAAAATTTCATCCACGATCTGTCAAATAAACCTCGTCATCTCACAGAAGATCAGCTCCTGGAGGAGTTGATTAAGGCGATTATAAGCACCGATCTGTTTCAAAATTTTGCCTCAAATCACTTGCACCAAATCCCGGCACTCAATGCCATCAATATCAACAATGAGCATCTGAGCCAGGCTGCACTAAAGCAGGTTTTAAATTCCCTTTCAGCCTGGGGTGATGCCAATGATAATTCCGAATCCAACCTTTTTGATATCTATGAAACGCTGAGAATTGCCCTCAAACCAAACTCCACTGACATTACAGATCATCTGCTTAGTCATCTTACAACTGACGATGCTCTTGTTGGATTGATGATGGATATTCGCGGGGATAACGAATCTGATCGTGATAAACAGCGATTTCACGACCAGCGAAATGATCTAATAGAAGCTAACTTGCAGCGCCCAGGACGACTTTTTCTGTTTTTTGCTGTAAATCCGAAACGCTCGGACCATTTTGATTTGATGAAAGATGCATTGGAGAACCGAGGTTTTGTGGGCGTAAAACTCTATCCCTCGTTAGGTTATCAGGTAGATAGTCCTAAAATGATGAATGTCTACGCTTATTGCGAAGAGCACGACATTCCTATCACCATGCATTGTAACCACACGGGGTTTTACGTTGAGGAAGACTTCATTGACTACTGCAATCCCGTACACTGGGAGACGATTTTGGCTCAGCACCCTACACTAAAAATTTGCTTTGCCCATTTCGACGGACACGAGACTCTATCCCATTCAAATGGATTTGATGATGGTACCTGGGGCAAGAAGATTCTCGACCTCATGGAAAATGATGATTATACCGGCGTCTATGCCGATGTTTCCTATCATACCGACATGATGGGTGAACCGGGTCTTGAAGTTCACTATTTGCAAACGCTTAACAATCTGCTAAACCGACCGGTTGTACAAGATCGAATTCTCTTTGGGACGGATTCCTGGCTGTTGCGGCTCAATATGTCCGACGAACTGTTTTGGTCCTATTTCAGGGATAAGCTATCCAATCAACAGTTTAAACGTATTGCGTCCAACAACCCTAAAGTGTTTTTGGGGATTGAACCTCTGAAGAAAAATTTCGAGTGGTACATCAACTTTCATAAGAAAAACAGGAAGAATGTTGGAGCCCAACCAAATTCATGGTTGCACGATCGCGTAGATGCCGAATTTACTATGAAGCGCGATCATCCAAATTGGACGGTTCAGAAATACCCAGCGTTAATCGTAATTGCTGCTATCGGGTCTCAAATGTATTCAAAACAGAAGGAACAGGCTTTTTCGAGACGAGCGTACATTACCATGCAGGAGTTGAAATTTTGGGATTTTGCTTTTGTAGATCAGTCCGCCTTCGACCAGGAGTGTAAAAAAATGTCGCTTGATTTGGTAAATCAATGCGAGGCAGAAGGAAAGCTGGAGGGTCAATGGACTGTGAATGAAGCACGTGCAAAGTATGAAAGTATGATTCGTCAGAACTCAACGCGCCTACTGGATCTTTCCTGCCAAATTGATGTAATGTATAACTTTACATACGATGAATGA
- a CDS encoding acetyl-CoA hydrolase/transferase family protein: MSYQSKYTTAEEAVKLINSGDRVFVHSVAAAPQPLINAMTDRAPELEDIEVIHLHTEGDAPYVKPEYSDTFSTNALFVGSNVRKAVNEGSADYLPIFLSEVPGLFRKDILPIDMALVQVSPPDKHGYCSLGVSVDASRAALQSAKKAIALVNPNMPRTHGDGIFHASRFNALVKADEPLHELTIPNPTDVEQQIGQNCAELVEDGATLQMGIGAIPNAVLDALDGHRDLGIHTEMFSDGVIDLVKKGVITGKKKRSHPEKVVASFVMGSRDLYDFVDDNPMIAMLDVAYVNDTAVIRKNPKVTAINSAVEVDITGQVCADSIGTYHYSGVGGQMDFIRGASLSEGGKPIIALPSTTNRGESKIVPFLKRGAGVVTTRAHAHFIVTEYGIANLYGKNLHQRARALIDIAHPDHRETLEKEARKRFNQFE; encoded by the coding sequence ATGTCCTACCAATCAAAATACACCACTGCAGAAGAAGCCGTAAAACTTATTAATTCAGGCGACCGGGTTTTTGTCCACAGTGTGGCGGCGGCTCCACAGCCGCTTATCAATGCGATGACCGACCGTGCACCTGAATTGGAGGATATCGAGGTCATCCATCTTCATACCGAGGGAGATGCTCCTTATGTAAAACCGGAATACAGCGATACGTTTAGTACGAATGCGTTATTCGTGGGCTCTAATGTCCGAAAGGCGGTAAACGAGGGGAGTGCTGATTATCTGCCCATCTTTTTAAGCGAGGTCCCGGGCCTGTTCCGAAAAGATATTTTGCCTATTGATATGGCGCTGGTTCAGGTCTCGCCGCCGGATAAACACGGCTACTGCTCGCTGGGCGTTTCGGTGGATGCCAGTCGCGCGGCTCTCCAGAGCGCGAAGAAGGCGATCGCCCTGGTCAATCCCAATATGCCGCGAACCCACGGCGATGGTATCTTCCATGCCAGCCGGTTTAATGCCCTGGTCAAAGCAGATGAGCCGCTGCATGAGTTAACCATCCCAAATCCGACGGATGTAGAGCAACAGATCGGCCAAAACTGTGCGGAGCTGGTAGAAGACGGGGCGACCCTGCAGATGGGGATTGGCGCTATTCCAAATGCCGTTCTGGATGCTCTGGACGGTCATCGCGATTTGGGAATCCATACGGAGATGTTTAGTGATGGAGTCATTGACTTGGTTAAAAAGGGTGTAATTACAGGCAAGAAGAAAAGAAGTCACCCGGAAAAAGTAGTGGCCAGCTTTGTAATGGGCAGCCGCGATTTATATGACTTTGTAGATGATAATCCCATGATTGCGATGCTGGATGTGGCCTATGTGAACGATACGGCAGTGATACGTAAAAACCCGAAAGTGACAGCCATTAATAGTGCTGTGGAGGTGGATATTACGGGACAGGTTTGCGCAGATTCCATCGGAACCTATCACTATTCAGGAGTAGGAGGGCAGATGGACTTTATTCGTGGGGCGTCGCTCAGCGAAGGCGGGAAGCCGATTATTGCGTTGCCTTCCACTACCAATCGCGGGGAAAGTAAGATTGTTCCTTTCCTGAAACGGGGGGCCGGTGTAGTAACCACCCGTGCCCATGCCCATTTTATTGTGACCGAATATGGAATTGCCAATCTGTATGGCAAAAATCTGCATCAACGGGCCCGGGCACTCATTGATATCGCCCATCCTGATCACCGGGAGACCCTGGAGAAAGAAGCCCGGAAACGATTTAATCAATTTGAGTAG
- a CDS encoding acyltransferase family protein, with protein sequence MDKIDNSLLDKYGRLLSLDFYRGLTMFLLVAEGAGLWYAVVEPYFQGSIISAIGSQFHHHPWNGLRFWDLVQPFFMFIVGVAMPISFGKRWDKGHSWGDTFKHTLYRSFMLLMLGLTLHCIYSGEPVFELWNVLSQLSFTYLVAFLIMRKSWKFQISFSVGLLIITELLYRLWSVEGFNQPFTPDKNFGAWMDLVLMGKLSGGHWVAVNAIPTAAHTIWGVIAGQLLISKRETTDKLKKLLLFGIGLVVLGYLMDPLTPIIKRIATTSFTIVSGGWCLLVLAASFYIFDVRKSYEYSGRFFAIVGMNPLFIYLFSEMGGVDWFYDMVDVFTSGFLGGPLPTAWVGVITSLIVLGLMWYLTYFLYKRKIFISI encoded by the coding sequence ATGGACAAAATTGACAATTCATTGCTTGACAAGTATGGACGGTTGCTTTCGCTAGATTTTTACCGTGGACTCACAATGTTTTTGCTGGTTGCCGAGGGGGCGGGTCTTTGGTATGCAGTGGTGGAACCCTACTTTCAGGGAAGTATCATTAGCGCCATAGGAAGCCAGTTTCACCACCATCCCTGGAACGGTCTGCGGTTCTGGGACTTGGTACAGCCCTTTTTTATGTTCATCGTTGGGGTGGCTATGCCTATTTCTTTTGGAAAGCGATGGGATAAGGGACACTCGTGGGGCGATACGTTCAAACATACGCTTTATCGTTCATTCATGCTGCTTATGCTGGGGCTTACTCTGCATTGTATTTATTCCGGCGAGCCGGTTTTTGAACTGTGGAATGTGTTATCCCAACTTTCTTTTACCTACTTGGTCGCCTTCCTGATTATGCGCAAAAGCTGGAAGTTCCAGATTAGTTTCTCGGTAGGGTTACTTATCATTACGGAGTTATTGTATCGCCTGTGGTCGGTCGAGGGATTTAATCAGCCATTTACACCCGACAAAAATTTTGGGGCATGGATGGATCTTGTACTGATGGGCAAACTAAGCGGTGGACATTGGGTGGCCGTCAATGCCATCCCTACGGCTGCTCATACCATCTGGGGCGTGATCGCAGGGCAACTTCTCATCAGCAAGCGAGAAACAACTGATAAACTGAAAAAATTACTGCTGTTTGGGATAGGTCTGGTGGTCTTGGGTTACCTGATGGACCCACTAACACCGATTATTAAGCGCATTGCCACAACCTCTTTTACTATTGTCAGTGGGGGTTGGTGCTTGCTGGTACTTGCGGCATCATTCTATATTTTTGATGTCAGAAAGAGCTATGAATATTCCGGACGCTTTTTTGCCATTGTGGGAATGAATCCCCTGTTTATCTATCTTTTCAGCGAGATGGGCGGTGTAGATTGGTTTTATGATATGGTGGATGTGTTTACTTCCGGGTTTCTGGGCGGTCCGCTCCCCACAGCCTGGGTGGGTGTTATCACCTCGCTCATTGTTCTGGGTCTCATGTGGTACTTAACCTATTTCCTCTACAAGCGAAAGATTTTTATATCGATCTAA